A DNA window from Flavobacteriales bacterium contains the following coding sequences:
- a CDS encoding RNA-binding protein, translating to MTIYVGNIPYSMTEEDLQKIFGEHGAVQSAKIIVNKFNGRSKGFGFVDMDNASVEETAVSELDGKDIDGRNLRVIIAHPRDEGPDGNRA from the coding sequence ATGACAATTTACGTGGGAAACATCCCTTATTCCATGACTGAAGAAGATTTGCAGAAAATTTTTGGAGAGCACGGTGCTGTGCAGTCAGCAAAAATCATTGTAAACAAATTCAATGGAAGATCAAAAGGATTTGGTTTTGTTGATATGGACAATGCCAGTGTAGAAGAAACAGCAGTGTCTGAACTTGATGGCAAAGACATCGATGGCAGAAATTTAAGAGTTATCATAGCACACCCAAGAGATGAAGGTCCTGATGGCAACCGCGCATAA
- the xerD gene encoding site-specific tyrosine recombinase XerD: protein MDWKSSIIGFKAYLKLEKSVSPSTVEAYLLDINKFTQYIDHANLNLTPERVELKHLQGFLNWINNLGMSAKSQARLISGIKAFYKFLILEDLIEINPTLLIESPKLPRKLPEVLAIEEINDIIGAIDLSKPEGERNKTILETLYSCGLRVSELVNIKITNISFDSGFIKVTGKGDKERLVPMGSVASKLIKQYILEIRSHAKVKPGNEDILFLNRRGAGLTRVMIFLIIKELATKIGIQKKISPHTFRHSFATHLIEGGADLRAIQEMLGHESITTTEIYTHLDREYLRDAILSFHPRSKL, encoded by the coding sequence ATGGATTGGAAAAGTTCGATTATTGGGTTTAAAGCTTACCTAAAACTAGAAAAATCAGTTTCACCTAGTACGGTTGAAGCATACCTATTGGACATAAATAAATTTACACAATATATAGATCATGCAAACCTAAACTTAACTCCTGAACGCGTTGAATTAAAGCACTTACAAGGATTTCTGAATTGGATAAATAATTTAGGAATGAGTGCTAAAAGTCAGGCTCGCTTAATTTCTGGCATTAAAGCATTCTATAAATTCCTGATTCTAGAAGATCTGATAGAAATCAACCCTACTCTATTAATTGAATCTCCTAAGCTTCCACGAAAGCTTCCAGAAGTACTGGCTATTGAAGAAATAAATGACATTATTGGAGCCATTGATTTAAGCAAACCAGAAGGAGAACGAAATAAAACAATTTTAGAAACCCTCTATAGTTGTGGTCTACGTGTATCAGAACTGGTTAATATAAAAATCACAAATATCTCATTCGATTCTGGTTTCATAAAGGTAACAGGCAAAGGCGACAAAGAAAGGCTTGTACCAATGGGAAGTGTGGCTAGTAAGCTTATCAAACAATATATTCTAGAAATAAGATCACACGCTAAAGTCAAACCAGGAAATGAGGATATTCTTTTTTTAAATCGCCGAGGGGCTGGACTTACACGTGTAATGATATTCCTAATAATAAAAGAACTGGCCACTAAAATTGGAATCCAAAAAAAAATAAGTCCACATACATTTAGGCATTCCTTTGCAACTCATTTAATTGAAGGTGGTGCTGACCTAAGAGCAATTCAAGAAATGCTAGGGCACGAATCGATCACAACCACAGAAATATATACACATTTAGATCGAGAGTATTTAAGAGATGCCATCCTATCCTTTCACCCAAGAAGTAAACTTTGA